One Streptomyces sp. CG4 genomic window, CGACCGGGAGCGGTTCCTCGCGCGCCTGCCGGACCCGGCGACGGAAAGCTGACCTGCGGGAACGGCAGGTCTCAGGAGGGCGTGTGGCCGCGGAGATAGTCGCGTACGACTGCCGGGAGAGCGGCATCGGCGGCCTCGGGGCTCGGTGCCCAGCGCACCTGTTCCCGCGCGAGGGCGGCGCCGTCCGACGGGGACTCGCTCAGCAGCTGGCACACCACGGCCGATGTCTCGTCCGCCCGTGCGCCGTCGTGCGGGTCGAGGCTTTCGGTGCCGTCGACGAGGTATCCGGTGAGTTCGTAGACGACACGGGCCGCGGTGGCCTCGGCCGGCTCGGCCGGTTGGGGAGTGCCGGACGGCAGCGCCCAGCCGTCACCGGCGTCCACCAGCAGCAGCCGTCCGTCGTACAGGACGACCGCCTGCACCACGCCCTCGGCGGGCTCCAGCGCCATGACAGACCAACCCCTCCCCCTGCGCGCTCGGCCGGGTCCTCCTGCCCATACCCAGGGCCGGCCGGTCCTGCACCGACGCCGTGTCACTTCTCGGTCCGTGCCGGGGATTCCCGTGCCGTGGCGGCGGAACCGGCGGTCAGTACAGCATCGGCAGGTCGCCGGGTCGTACCCGCACGGTGACCGGGAGGGTGGCGTCGACCTCGCCGTCGGCGCCGTAGGGGACGGGTCGGGCGGCCTCGATGCGCAGTTCCCGGCCGCGCAGGACCCGCACCTCGGGGCGGTGGACGTGGGCGCCCGTCTTCAGCTCGTTCATGAGGACGAAGAAGAGTCTGCGCGGGGCCTCGCGGATCATCACCACGTCCAGCAGTCCGTCGTCGACGCGCGCGTCGGGGGCGATGAGCCGGCCGGAGCCGTAGTACGGGGAGTTGGCGGCGACGACCGTGTAGCCGCGGTGGGTGTGCTCCTCGCCGTCGACGGTGACGCGGTAGTCGGTCGCGCGCCAGGTGGTGACGGCGCGCAGACCGCCCGCGTAGTAGGAGGCGGCGCCGCGCAGCAGCCGGGCGTGGTTGGCGTGCCGGTTGGCCACCGCGTCCACGCCGGCGTAGACGCTGCCCAGGACCACGGTGCGCGGGTGGAGGGCCGACTCCACCTCGATGGTG contains:
- a CDS encoding diacylglycerol kinase family protein, whose product is MRQFTAVVNPTAGGSTGAATLLQLARLLREAGAELETEYSHSLAHAQDIARRAGERGRIVLAVGGDGIAGGIGGALSGTGTVLGLVPAGRGNDFARALKLPADPAALAGILLHAEPRPVDTIEVESALHPRTVVLGSVYAGVDAVANRHANHARLLRGAASYYAGGLRAVTTWRATDYRVTVDGEEHTHRGYTVVAANSPYYGSGRLIAPDARVDDGLLDVVMIREAPRRLFFVLMNELKTGAHVHRPEVRVLRGRELRIEAARPVPYGADGEVDATLPVTVRVRPGDLPMLY
- a CDS encoding NUDIX domain-containing protein — translated: MALEPAEGVVQAVVLYDGRLLLVDAGDGWALPSGTPQPAEPAEATAARVVYELTGYLVDGTESLDPHDGARADETSAVVCQLLSESPSDGAALAREQVRWAPSPEAADAALPAVVRDYLRGHTPS